A single region of the Neomonachus schauinslandi chromosome 3, ASM220157v2, whole genome shotgun sequence genome encodes:
- the ARL11 gene encoding ADP-ribosylation factor-like protein 11 — protein sequence MGSVNSRGHKAEAQVVMIGLDSAGKTTLLYKLKGYQLVETLPTVGFNVEPLRVPGHVSLTIWDVGGQTQLRANWKDYLEGTDVLVYVLDSTDEARLPEAVAELVEVLDDPHMAHVPFLVLANKQEAPDALPLLGIRDRLGLERFQDRSWDLQACSALTGAGLPEALQSLRRLLKSRCHCVSR from the coding sequence ATGGGTTCTGTGAATTCCCGAGGTCACAAGGCAGAAGCCCAGGTGGTGATGATTGGCCTCGACTCAGCTGGGAAGACCACACTCCTGTACAAACTGAAGGGCTACCAGCTGGTGGAGACCCTGCCCACTGTTGGTTTCAACGTGGAGCCTCTCAGAGTCCCTGGGCATGTGTCTCTGACCATCTGGGATGTGGGGGGGCAGACCCAGCTGAGGGCCAACTGGAAGGACTACCTGGAAGGCACGGATGTCCTCGTGTATGTGCTGGATAGCACAGATGAAGCTCGCTTGCCCGAGGCGGTGGCTGAGCTCGTGGAAGTCCTTGATGATCCACACATGGCCCACGTCCCTTTCTTGGTGCTGGCCAACAAGCAGGAGGCGCCCGATGCTCTGCCGCTGCTCGGGATCAGAGACAGGCTGGGCCTGGAGAGATTCCAGGACCGCAGCTGGGATCTCCAGGCCTGCAGTGCCCTCACCGGCGCTGGGCTGCCCGAGGCCCTGCAGAGCTTGAGAAGGCTCCTGAAATCCCGCTGCCACTGTGTCTCCAGGTGA